From Brachyspira pilosicoli, a single genomic window includes:
- a CDS encoding TldD/PmbA family protein: MKYFQFDSNFLHSILEEALKNGGEYADLFFEDTKINNISYLDKKVDDMSLGNNYGVGLRVIVDKKTIYLYSNDTTNDSLINLARSVSSIVKNKKHIVKDFIKSEEKDNHPVHINPFDVNFDEKIETLSYLDKTARNVSDKIKQVSARYMEKERNILVCTSNGILKEDSQTYIRLVMMSMASDGTNTQTSSRTKGALDGFQVIRDINLENMAIETANSAIKMLDSEYPKSGKYPVVIDNAFGGVIFHEACGHALEATSVADNASVFCNKLGEKIASDVVTAIDDGTIKNAWGSYNIDDEGNDAQRTVLIENGILKSYLVDELGSIKMNQKVTGSARRESYKYAPTSRMRNTFIDKGNSSFEELISGIEYGLYAKKMGGGSVDPATTDYNFAVSEGYLIENGKITKPVRGATLIGRGDETLMNIEAVSSNLELADGICGSISGSVPTTVGQPAIRVKELTVGGR, from the coding sequence ATGAAATATTTTCAGTTTGACAGCAATTTTTTGCATAGCATTTTGGAGGAGGCTTTAAAAAATGGAGGCGAGTATGCTGATTTATTTTTTGAAGATACTAAGATTAATAATATAAGTTATTTAGATAAAAAAGTTGATGATATGAGTCTTGGCAATAATTATGGTGTTGGGCTTAGGGTAATAGTTGATAAAAAGACAATATATTTATATTCTAATGACACCACTAATGACAGTTTAATAAATTTAGCAAGAAGTGTTTCTTCTATTGTAAAGAATAAAAAACATATAGTAAAAGATTTTATAAAGTCGGAAGAAAAAGATAATCACCCTGTTCATATTAATCCTTTTGATGTTAATTTTGATGAGAAAATAGAAACTCTTTCATATTTGGATAAAACAGCAAGAAATGTATCAGACAAGATAAAGCAGGTAAGTGCAAGATATATGGAAAAAGAGAGAAATATTTTAGTATGTACAAGCAATGGGATATTAAAAGAAGACTCTCAAACATATATAAGACTTGTAATGATGTCTATGGCTTCAGACGGCACTAACACTCAAACTTCAAGTAGAACAAAAGGAGCATTAGATGGTTTTCAGGTAATAAGAGATATTAATTTAGAGAATATGGCTATAGAAACTGCTAACTCTGCAATAAAAATGCTTGATTCAGAATATCCAAAATCTGGAAAGTATCCTGTTGTAATAGACAATGCTTTTGGTGGAGTAATATTTCATGAAGCTTGCGGGCATGCTTTAGAGGCCACTTCTGTTGCTGATAATGCAAGCGTTTTCTGTAATAAATTAGGTGAAAAAATAGCTTCCGATGTTGTTACTGCTATAGATGACGGCACTATAAAAAATGCTTGGGGAAGTTATAATATTGATGATGAAGGCAATGATGCACAGAGAACTGTTTTAATAGAAAATGGAATACTTAAAAGCTATTTGGTTGATGAGCTTGGTTCTATAAAGATGAATCAAAAAGTTACAGGAAGTGCAAGAAGAGAAAGCTACAAATATGCCCCTACTTCAAGAATGAGAAACACTTTTATTGATAAAGGAAACTCTAGTTTTGAAGAGCTTATATCTGGTATAGAGTACGGACTTTATGCTAAAAAGATGGGAGGAGGCTCTGTGGACCCTGCTACTACAGATTATAACTTTGCGGTATCTGAAGGCTATTTAATAGAAAACGGTAAAATCACTAAACCTGTAAGAGGTGCTACACTTATAGGACGCGGTGATGAAACTCTTATGAATATAGAAGCCGTATCATCAAATTTAGAGTTAGCCGACGGAATATGCGGAAGTATTTCTGGAAGTGTGCCTACTACAGTTGGGCAGCCTGCTATTAGAGTAAAAGAGCTTACAGTTGGAGGAAGATAA
- a CDS encoding TldD/PmbA family protein — MERSDKIKEIFNIIKNKLDNDYKIEIYMSNSGEEEFTVRERDLDKYTFAESGGIGLRLMKNGQVGVSFTEKIDFNDENINNLISNAKNSLKYAASEPEFNTLIEESEEKSYNLINKDITNLTNDELKKISLSIEDKIYSLDKRIVNVPSCGLARYDFSKHIINSNGICKEEKKNSISYYAEVIAKDSNAVKTFFDVYSSKDTKFDVDSFCKNIVDNVVSKLEAKEIKSGKYKTVFTSKAMRTMIGAYLSLFSSEAVQKQLSLLKGKLNQKIASEIINIKDIPMFDKGLANTNFDGEGSATKDLNIITNGILNSYLYNNYTARKENRKTTSHASRGFKTSIGISCHNLILENGENTQEELISQIKDGILVNSLTGTHAGVNSISGDFSLQAEGIKIENGKLSHTANPFIVSGNILDFLNNIEMLANDTDYHHSSIYTPSALIKELSFSS; from the coding sequence ATGGAGAGAAGTGATAAAATAAAAGAGATATTTAATATAATCAAAAATAAATTAGATAATGATTATAAAATAGAAATTTATATGTCTAATAGCGGAGAAGAAGAGTTTACCGTTAGAGAAAGAGATTTAGATAAATATACATTTGCTGAGTCAGGAGGCATTGGTTTAAGGTTAATGAAAAATGGACAAGTGGGAGTAAGCTTTACTGAAAAAATTGACTTTAATGATGAGAACATAAATAATTTAATTAGCAATGCCAAAAACTCTCTTAAATATGCCGCATCAGAACCAGAGTTTAATACTCTTATAGAAGAAAGCGAAGAAAAGTCATATAATTTAATTAATAAAGACATAACTAATTTAACAAACGATGAATTAAAAAAAATATCTCTTTCAATAGAAGATAAAATATATTCATTAGATAAAAGAATTGTAAATGTGCCTTCATGCGGATTGGCGAGATATGATTTTTCTAAACACATTATAAACAGCAATGGAATATGCAAGGAAGAGAAAAAAAATAGTATATCATATTATGCTGAAGTGATAGCAAAAGATTCTAATGCTGTAAAAACTTTTTTTGATGTTTATTCTTCAAAAGATACTAAGTTTGATGTTGATAGTTTTTGCAAAAATATAGTTGATAATGTTGTAAGCAAATTGGAAGCTAAAGAAATTAAAAGTGGAAAATATAAAACTGTTTTTACAAGCAAAGCTATGAGAACAATGATTGGAGCTTATTTATCATTATTTTCTTCTGAGGCAGTGCAAAAACAATTATCTCTGCTTAAAGGCAAATTAAACCAAAAAATAGCAAGCGAAATTATAAACATAAAAGATATTCCAATGTTTGATAAAGGTTTAGCAAATACTAATTTTGACGGAGAAGGCTCTGCTACAAAAGATTTAAACATCATCACAAATGGCATATTAAATAGCTATCTATACAATAATTATACAGCAAGAAAAGAAAACAGAAAAACAACCTCTCATGCATCAAGAGGATTTAAAACTTCTATAGGAATATCATGCCATAACTTAATTTTAGAAAATGGAGAGAATACTCAAGAAGAACTAATATCACAAATAAAAGACGGCATATTAGTAAACTCACTCACAGGTACTCATGCAGGCGTAAACTCTATAAGCGGAGATTTCTCTCTTCAAGCAGAAGGGATAAAAATAGAAAACGGCAAATTATCACACACAGCAAATCCGTTTATAGTATCAGGAAACATATTAGATTTTCTAAACAATATAGAAATGCTTGCAAATGATACCGACTATCATCATTCATCTATATACACACCAAGTGCATTGATAAAAGAGCTATCATTTTCGAGCTAA